In Mastigocladopsis repens PCC 10914, a single window of DNA contains:
- a CDS encoding extracellular solute-binding protein — MSIVLISGCSFEPVTLTFVVTKNEVEDWKPLINQFEAKYHIKINLNPAKANVPDASDKVKTALVCAFEEKKPYDLLYLDIVWVPEFAERDWLTDLTKEFQPEELKKEGFLVNKIENGLYKCENCKDSKLYRVPFRTDIGVLYYRKDLVKQAEIPKTFDDLKKISKDLQDKLRAKTTEKDSWGYLWTMSRKVNNLRFYI; from the coding sequence ATGAGCATTGTATTGATTTCTGGTTGTTCTTTTGAGCCAGTCACTCTTACTTTTGTAGTTACTAAAAACGAAGTAGAAGATTGGAAACCACTGATCAACCAGTTTGAGGCTAAGTATCACATCAAGATCAACCTCAATCCGGCAAAAGCAAACGTACCAGATGCTAGCGATAAAGTAAAAACAGCCTTGGTCTGTGCCTTCGAGGAGAAAAAACCCTACGATCTGCTCTATTTAGACATCGTCTGGGTTCCTGAATTTGCCGAGCGAGATTGGCTCACGGATCTCACTAAAGAGTTTCAACCCGAAGAATTAAAGAAGGAGGGGTTTCTAGTTAATAAGATCGAAAATGGCTTGTATAAATGTGAAAATTGCAAGGATAGCAAACTATATCGCGTTCCCTTCCGCACTGATATAGGCGTACTCTACTACCGAAAAGACTTGGTAAAACAGGCTGAAATACCGAAAACATTTGACGATTTGAAAAAAATCTCCAAAGATTTGCAAGATAAATTGCGGGCAAAAACAACAGAAAAAGATTCTTGGGGATATCTCTGGACCATGTCCAGAAAAGTGAACAATCTGCGGTTCTACATCTAA
- a CDS encoding helix-turn-helix domain-containing protein, protein MTIILGNSASVESVVAQEKEAQTFKELERILQSEGSKVKLLGANGEQIDIPESLHQVLHHVVQAFVKGRIISIIPENCEMTTQQAADFLNVSRPYLIKLLEQGEIPHIKVGTHRRVPFQDLMKYKEQRDMKRRQALQELTQFLQDEGFYDEENCELDE, encoded by the coding sequence ATGACCATCATATTGGGGAATAGCGCATCTGTAGAGTCAGTGGTAGCTCAAGAAAAAGAAGCTCAAACTTTTAAGGAACTAGAGCGCATACTACAATCAGAAGGCTCCAAAGTGAAACTACTGGGAGCTAATGGAGAACAAATTGACATTCCTGAGTCGCTTCACCAGGTGTTGCATCATGTCGTTCAAGCTTTTGTTAAAGGTCGAATCATATCTATAATTCCGGAAAATTGTGAAATGACGACACAACAAGCAGCAGACTTTCTTAACGTCTCACGCCCCTATCTGATTAAACTACTAGAGCAGGGAGAAATTCCTCATATCAAAGTAGGAACACATCGACGAGTTCCTTTCCAGGATTTGATGAAATATAAGGAACAGCGAGATATGAAGCGTCGGCAAGCACTTCAAGAACTGACTCAGTTTCTGCAAGATGAGGGATTTTACGATGAAGAAAATTGTGAGTTAGATGAGTAA
- a CDS encoding PIN domain-containing protein encodes MSNKASPCVVLDSCVLFPMPLCDTLLRAAEAELYEVHFSQEILDGATRNLVKKGRMTSAKATRFQEMLKTHFPEAMVEVPLELVATMTNHPDDRHVVAAAIIAKVGLIVTSNLKHFRAEALAPFGIEASHPDDFLSYLFDLDSKKMIQVLQQQSKDLNNPPITFTELLDRLEQNNKLLKFVGKIRSYEFRNDAV; translated from the coding sequence ATGAGTAACAAAGCTTCTCCCTGTGTTGTTTTAGATTCTTGTGTTCTTTTCCCGATGCCTTTGTGTGATACCCTGCTGCGTGCGGCTGAAGCAGAACTTTATGAAGTTCATTTTTCACAGGAAATTTTGGACGGTGCTACGCGTAATTTAGTGAAAAAGGGAAGGATGACTTCGGCGAAGGCAACACGCTTTCAGGAAATGCTCAAAACACACTTTCCAGAAGCAATGGTGGAAGTACCGTTAGAGTTAGTTGCAACAATGACAAATCACCCTGATGACCGCCATGTTGTCGCTGCTGCCATAATTGCTAAAGTGGGTCTTATTGTTACTTCTAACCTCAAACACTTTCGGGCAGAAGCTTTAGCACCCTTTGGAATTGAAGCGTCGCATCCAGATGATTTTCTGAGTTACCTTTTTGACCTAGACTCCAAAAAAATGATACAAGTTCTTCAGCAGCAATCTAAGGATCTCAATAATCCACCAATTACATTTACTGAACTGCTTGACAGATTAGAGCAAAATAACAAATTACTCAAATTTGTTGGTAAAATTCGCTCTTATGAATTCCGTAATGATGCTGTTTAA
- a CDS encoding zinc-dependent dehydrogenase yields the protein MKAQVFRGVNQLSYEDIPVPSLEPDEVLVQVQVVGLCQSDIKKIRYPLYEPPRIFGHETAGIISAVGSEVKGWQVRQRVAVMHHIPCMRCAYCLNDNFSMCDVYKNISTTAGFNASGGGFAEYVKVPGHIVRNGGIIPIPDDISFEEASFVEPTNCCLKAVKKAQIAPGQTVLITGAGPIGLMFIMLVKYFGAKAIATDLLPSRIEKALNVGAEAAFDARDANLPAKIQSLTNGMGVDVTLLAVPSEKAFFQALDCTRKGGKILFFAEFPDEVEIPVNPNILYRREIDLMGSYSSSYRIQSLAADIVFNKRIDVQALISDRYPLQDLSAAVEQAIAPTPETYKILIYP from the coding sequence GTGAAAGCACAGGTATTTAGAGGCGTCAATCAACTTTCTTACGAAGATATCCCCGTACCTTCACTGGAACCCGATGAAGTGCTGGTACAGGTGCAAGTCGTGGGGTTGTGTCAATCGGATATCAAAAAAATTCGTTATCCCCTGTATGAACCGCCGCGCATCTTTGGACATGAAACGGCTGGTATTATATCAGCAGTAGGTTCTGAAGTCAAGGGGTGGCAAGTTAGGCAACGGGTGGCGGTGATGCACCACATCCCCTGTATGCGTTGCGCCTATTGCCTAAATGACAATTTCTCAATGTGCGATGTCTACAAAAACATCTCTACCACAGCAGGATTTAACGCTAGCGGCGGCGGTTTTGCTGAGTATGTCAAGGTTCCCGGTCACATCGTACGAAATGGGGGAATTATTCCCATCCCTGATGATATCAGTTTTGAAGAAGCAAGTTTTGTAGAACCAACGAACTGCTGCCTGAAGGCGGTGAAAAAAGCGCAAATTGCCCCGGGTCAAACGGTTTTGATTACTGGTGCTGGACCAATTGGGTTAATGTTTATTATGTTGGTGAAATACTTCGGGGCGAAGGCGATCGCCACTGACTTACTCCCATCCCGCATTGAAAAAGCTTTGAATGTGGGTGCAGAAGCAGCATTTGATGCCCGTGACGCCAATTTACCTGCAAAAATTCAGAGCTTGACAAATGGCATGGGTGTTGATGTTACTCTGTTAGCGGTTCCCAGTGAAAAAGCTTTCTTTCAAGCCCTCGACTGTACCCGCAAAGGTGGCAAAATCCTCTTTTTCGCTGAGTTTCCCGATGAGGTGGAAATCCCGGTTAACCCAAATATCCTTTACCGCCGGGAAATTGACTTGATGGGCAGTTATAGTTCATCATACCGTATTCAAAGTCTCGCTGCTGATATTGTGTTTAATAAGCGCATTGACGTGCAGGCGTTGATTAGCGATCGCTATCCATTACAAGATTTATCAGCAGCAGTGGAACAAGCGATCGCTCCTACTCCGGAAACGTACAAAATTTTGATTTATCCCTAG
- a CDS encoding inorganic phosphate transporter: protein MLVIIVALLAFYVAWNLGANDVANAMGTSVGSKAVTLKQALIIAGVLEFTGAVLFGHEVSQTLATKIANPALFVDTPQMLVTGMVAVLLSGGLWLQIATSRGLPVSSSHAVVGAIAGFSWMALGVSAIDWSSIGRITLGWIVTPVISGAIAALFYNQIKRWILDQPNPLVQLDEWIPWLSALLLGVFGVIVLPPLTQPIADFLISQVGLKIPAHDIPLVSGAVAAVGLTFYSWRQLEDMGTRGEAPIQNPKSKFQNPVEGLFARFQLLSACFVAFAHGSNDVGNAIAPLAAIAYINNTGTVPMNGISIPIWILILGGVGIVAGLAIWGKKVIATIGESIIPLQPSSGFCAELATATTILLASRLGLPVSTSHALVGGVVGIGLMQNIKSVQFKTLQGIAAAWLITVPVSAALSAAIFTLLSVVF from the coding sequence ATGCTTGTCATCATAGTCGCACTTCTCGCTTTCTACGTCGCTTGGAATCTCGGTGCAAATGATGTTGCTAACGCAATGGGAACTTCCGTGGGTTCCAAGGCTGTTACCCTGAAACAGGCACTGATCATTGCAGGAGTGTTGGAGTTTACGGGTGCGGTTCTGTTTGGACATGAGGTATCCCAAACTCTGGCGACGAAAATTGCCAATCCAGCTTTATTCGTCGATACACCCCAAATGCTAGTGACTGGAATGGTGGCGGTGCTGCTTTCTGGCGGGTTGTGGTTGCAAATTGCTACATCACGGGGTTTGCCTGTATCATCTTCCCATGCTGTTGTTGGTGCGATCGCCGGGTTTAGCTGGATGGCTTTGGGAGTAAGTGCGATTGATTGGTCATCAATTGGGCGAATCACTTTAGGCTGGATTGTTACGCCCGTCATAAGTGGCGCAATTGCCGCCTTATTCTATAATCAAATTAAGCGCTGGATTTTAGATCAACCAAATCCATTGGTGCAGTTAGACGAGTGGATTCCTTGGTTGAGTGCGCTTTTGCTGGGGGTATTTGGTGTCATTGTGTTACCGCCGCTGACTCAACCGATAGCAGATTTTTTGATTTCGCAAGTTGGTTTAAAAATACCCGCTCATGATATTCCACTGGTAAGTGGTGCTGTAGCAGCAGTTGGACTGACTTTCTACAGTTGGCGACAATTGGAAGATATGGGGACAAGAGGAGAAGCCCCAATTCAAAATCCAAAATCTAAATTCCAGAATCCTGTTGAAGGATTATTTGCTCGATTTCAATTGCTCAGTGCTTGTTTTGTTGCCTTTGCTCATGGTTCTAATGATGTGGGGAATGCGATCGCTCCTTTGGCTGCAATTGCTTACATCAATAACACTGGTACCGTACCCATGAACGGCATCAGTATCCCCATATGGATTTTAATACTTGGTGGCGTTGGCATTGTTGCTGGTTTAGCTATTTGGGGTAAAAAAGTCATAGCTACCATTGGCGAAAGCATTATTCCCTTGCAACCCAGTAGTGGATTCTGTGCGGAACTTGCAACTGCCACGACTATCCTACTCGCCTCCCGCTTGGGTTTACCAGTCTCCACCTCCCATGCTCTCGTCGGTGGTGTTGTTGGGATTGGACTGATGCAAAACATCAAGTCAGTTCAATTCAAAACTCTCCAAGGAATCGCCGCCGCATGGCTCATTACAGTTCCTGTAAGTGCAGCTCTTAGTGCGGCTATCTTTACATTGCTGAGTGTTGTGTTCTAA
- a CDS encoding EamA family transporter has protein sequence MGRYERRPDNLRGKGDPYGSAETAIRAVTEELQILQRNLLKSLHDDMKRLQVEKDRLTEDIKRLQEEKEHLQQGHEINEQQALIRQLSQVLASHISTQLQSSLETLATQARETRSPTVSSEPDQTTSSSASEVNEYAEKLLDSLDDTLTITFNSLQQELKNYQSSLSQQLSRMSVQQREGEAILIELVNRLRSQVEETTAETSPPAIREIPLVEIEQTQQQPHQPASEEVPTKLQTDIPLAITVRPSSPPQEETSARSSVSQSIVLPSETPQSHPPEPTPVASPPLPATSQPPQVMPRQLQRQTGMSSLQLTGIILLVLSTVASALYNIVIKVIFLPGSQIFGVFDVERVISPTLGNSLLILMLRMLVVVPLMLVLAPILHSRVWQDLQYLGDSIRGNSSNPTAKRVLVLSIVSGCFLFLSQVLIYLAIGQVPTGVAIALFFVYPVISGLLSWSLFGDRLTFFSFGAMAAIGLGELLVLGSSSSTVMRNIPLGSIAAIASGTAFAFYLIFSRKCAAKLHPVSFTLINFATMLFLSVFGLILPLPTNWNLQLNPAYFLELVLCAFLLGVLTLFSYLLNNFGIRKIGASRSAIIGATIPVITGILAGLIIQETLQIEQVLGVLLVTFGAAAFCFEKIRNRHQPYNNSSN, from the coding sequence ATGGGGCGATACGAGAGGCGACCAGATAACCTGCGAGGAAAAGGCGATCCATACGGGTCAGCAGAAACTGCCATACGGGCGGTCACGGAGGAATTGCAAATTCTCCAACGGAATTTGCTCAAGTCGCTACACGACGATATGAAGCGGCTACAGGTAGAAAAAGACCGCTTAACTGAAGATATTAAACGGCTGCAAGAGGAAAAAGAACATCTACAACAGGGACACGAAATCAACGAGCAGCAAGCGTTGATTCGTCAGTTGTCACAAGTTTTGGCTAGTCACATATCAACGCAGCTGCAATCTTCTCTTGAAACATTAGCGACCCAAGCTAGGGAGACACGCTCCCCAACGGTAAGCTCTGAACCAGATCAAACCACAAGTAGTTCAGCAAGTGAAGTTAATGAATATGCAGAAAAACTGCTTGACTCTTTGGATGACACCCTTACTATTACCTTTAATTCACTACAACAGGAACTGAAAAACTATCAAAGCAGTCTTTCTCAACAGTTATCCCGGATGAGTGTCCAACAAAGGGAAGGGGAAGCTATTTTAATAGAGTTAGTGAATCGCCTCCGCTCTCAAGTGGAAGAAACAACAGCAGAAACTTCTCCGCCTGCAATTAGAGAAATCCCCCTTGTTGAGATTGAACAGACTCAACAGCAGCCGCATCAACCAGCTTCTGAGGAAGTTCCAACGAAGTTGCAAACCGATATTCCGCTGGCAATTACAGTTAGACCCAGCAGTCCGCCACAGGAAGAAACCTCTGCTCGGAGTTCTGTTTCCCAAAGCATAGTCTTGCCAAGCGAAACACCCCAGTCTCATCCCCCAGAACCAACACCAGTCGCATCTCCTCCTTTACCAGCCACCTCGCAGCCACCACAGGTCATGCCAAGGCAACTGCAAAGACAAACGGGAATGTCATCCCTACAGCTGACCGGGATCATCCTGCTTGTGTTGTCAACAGTGGCGTCGGCATTGTACAACATCGTCATTAAAGTGATTTTCCTTCCAGGTTCCCAAATTTTCGGTGTGTTTGATGTGGAGCGCGTAATATCGCCGACTTTGGGTAATTCTTTGTTAATTTTAATGCTTAGGATGCTGGTCGTTGTCCCGCTGATGTTGGTTTTGGCTCCGATACTGCACTCACGAGTGTGGCAAGACCTACAATACCTGGGTGACTCAATCCGAGGCAATTCCAGTAATCCAACTGCAAAGCGGGTGTTGGTGCTGTCGATTGTCAGTGGATGCTTTTTGTTTCTCTCTCAGGTACTCATCTACCTTGCCATCGGTCAAGTCCCCACTGGAGTGGCGATCGCACTTTTCTTTGTCTATCCGGTAATTAGCGGACTCCTCTCGTGGTCTCTGTTCGGCGATCGCCTAACTTTCTTCAGTTTCGGTGCTATGGCTGCCATTGGCTTAGGAGAATTGCTCGTTTTAGGGAGTTCCTCCAGCACTGTCATGAGGAATATTCCTTTGGGGAGCATTGCAGCAATTGCTTCAGGAACTGCTTTTGCTTTTTACCTCATTTTCTCGCGCAAATGTGCTGCCAAACTACATCCAGTTTCTTTTACCTTGATTAACTTCGCTACGATGTTGTTCTTGTCTGTCTTCGGTTTGATACTGCCTTTACCAACGAACTGGAACCTACAACTGAACCCTGCTTACTTCCTCGAACTTGTTTTATGTGCTTTCCTACTAGGTGTACTAACGCTCTTTAGCTATTTATTAAATAATTTTGGGATTCGTAAAATTGGTGCCTCGCGATCGGCAATTATCGGCGCAACTATCCCCGTTATAACTGGAATTTTGGCTGGCTTGATTATTCAGGAAACCTTACAGATTGAGCAAGTTTTAGGAGTTTTGCTAGTGACTTTTGGAGCAGCCGCTTTCTGTTTTGAAAAAATCCGTAATCGACATCAACCTTATAATAACTCTTCCAATTAA
- the hetR gene encoding heterocyst differentiation master regulator HetR has protein sequence MSNDVDLIKRLGPSAMDQIMLYLAFSAMRTSGHRHGAFLDAAATAAKCAIYMTYLEQGQNLRMTGHLHHLEPKRVKIIVEEVRQALTEGKLLKMLGSQEPRYLIQLPYVWMEQYPWRPGRARVPGTNLTPEEKRLIEQKLPSNLPDAQLITSFEFLELIEFLHRRSQEDFPPENRMELSEALAEHIKRRLLYSGTVTRIDSPWGMPFYALTRPFYAPADEQERTYIMVEDTARYFRMMKDWAERKPNTMRVLEELDIPPDRFEKAMEELDEIIRAWADKYHEDGGVPMILQMVFGKKED, from the coding sequence ATGAGTAACGACGTAGATCTGATCAAACGTCTTGGCCCCAGTGCAATGGATCAGATCATGCTATACCTGGCTTTTAGTGCTATGCGAACGAGCGGGCATAGACATGGGGCGTTTTTAGATGCTGCAGCAACGGCTGCCAAGTGTGCAATTTACATGACCTATCTAGAGCAGGGACAAAACCTGCGGATGACTGGGCATTTACACCACCTTGAGCCGAAGCGGGTAAAAATCATTGTTGAGGAAGTCAGACAAGCACTGACTGAAGGGAAATTACTGAAGATGCTGGGTTCTCAGGAACCACGCTATTTAATTCAGTTGCCCTATGTTTGGATGGAACAGTATCCTTGGCGACCAGGGCGAGCGCGCGTCCCGGGTACAAATCTGACACCAGAAGAGAAAAGACTCATTGAGCAGAAACTGCCCTCTAATCTACCAGATGCCCAGTTAATCACATCTTTTGAATTTCTGGAGTTAATAGAATTCCTGCACAGGCGATCGCAGGAAGACTTTCCACCAGAAAACCGGATGGAATTGAGTGAAGCATTGGCAGAACACATCAAGCGCCGTCTGCTCTACTCTGGTACGGTGACACGCATTGATTCACCTTGGGGAATGCCCTTCTACGCTCTGACTCGTCCTTTTTACGCTCCAGCCGATGAGCAAGAGCGTACTTACATCATGGTGGAAGATACTGCTCGGTATTTCCGGATGATGAAAGATTGGGCAGAACGGAAACCAAATACAATGCGCGTTCTGGAAGAACTCGATATTCCCCCAGATCGATTTGAAAAAGCGATGGAAGAATTAGACGAAATCATCCGTGCTTGGGCAGATAAATATCACGAAGACGGAGGAGTTCCGATGATTCTACAGATGGTGTTTGGCAAGAAAGAAGACTAA
- the rpsD gene encoding 30S ribosomal protein S4: MSRYRGPRLRVVRRLGDLPGLTRKSARRAYPPGQHGQNRKKRSEYAIRLEEKQKLRFNYGVTETQLLRYVRKARRVTGSTGQVLLQLLEMRLDNTVFRMGMAPTIPAARQLVNHGHVTVNGRVVNIASYQCRPGEEIAVRNREASRKLVEANLQYPGLANLPNHLEFDKNKMLGKVNGVIEREWVALQINELLVVEYYSRQA; encoded by the coding sequence ATGTCCCGATACAGAGGACCACGCCTTAGAGTTGTACGTCGCTTAGGCGACCTACCAGGATTAACTCGTAAAAGCGCTAGACGCGCCTACCCACCTGGTCAACATGGTCAGAACCGCAAAAAGCGTTCTGAATATGCCATCCGGTTGGAGGAAAAACAAAAACTCCGCTTTAACTACGGTGTGACGGAAACGCAATTGCTGCGCTACGTGCGTAAAGCCAGACGCGTTACTGGTTCTACCGGACAAGTGCTGCTGCAATTGCTAGAAATGCGCTTGGATAACACTGTTTTCCGTATGGGTATGGCTCCCACTATTCCGGCGGCTCGCCAGCTGGTGAATCATGGTCATGTCACCGTCAACGGTCGCGTTGTCAATATTGCCAGTTACCAGTGCCGTCCTGGAGAGGAAATTGCCGTCAGAAACCGGGAAGCATCCCGTAAGTTGGTGGAAGCTAACTTGCAATATCCTGGTTTGGCAAACCTACCCAACCATTTGGAGTTTGACAAAAACAAGATGCTTGGTAAAGTCAACGGCGTCATTGAGCGCGAGTGGGTGGCGCTACAAATTAACGAACTGCTTGTGGTGGAATACTACTCACGTCAAGCGTAA
- the moaA gene encoding GTP 3',8-cyclase MoaA, translating into MNQVDYLRISLIDRCNFRCQYCMPEGAELDYILKQQLLTDEELLTLIEEVFIPVGFTRFRLTGGEPLLRPRVVDLVREIASLPQTQDLSMTTNGFLLARMAQNLYDAGLRRVNISLDSLDPDIFDQIIGNRGRSRWQQVWEGIQEAYRVGFDPLKLNVVVIPGVNDHEVLDLAALTIDKQWHVRFIEFMPIGNSQLFGDRGWVSSQELRQGIRQRWGLTESQVCGNGPADVFQIPGAKGTLGFISQMSECFCDRCNRMRLSADGWLRPCLLNETSQIDLKTALREGVSTAKLREQVRHLLALKPEINFKQRYSGTATGVYTRTMSQIGG; encoded by the coding sequence ATGAACCAGGTAGATTATCTCCGCATTAGTTTAATAGACCGCTGTAATTTCCGCTGTCAATACTGTATGCCAGAGGGAGCAGAGCTTGATTACATCCTTAAGCAACAGTTATTGACTGATGAGGAACTGCTCACCCTGATTGAAGAAGTGTTTATCCCTGTTGGGTTCACTCGGTTTCGTTTGACTGGGGGGGAGCCCTTATTGCGTCCCCGTGTGGTGGACTTGGTGAGAGAAATTGCATCTCTCCCCCAAACCCAAGACTTGTCAATGACAACCAACGGTTTTTTACTTGCTCGAATGGCGCAAAATTTATACGATGCTGGTCTGCGGCGAGTTAATATTAGCCTGGACTCCCTTGATCCCGACATCTTTGACCAAATTATCGGTAATCGCGGTCGTTCACGCTGGCAACAAGTTTGGGAGGGAATTCAAGAAGCATACCGTGTGGGATTTGACCCGTTGAAGCTGAATGTGGTGGTCATCCCCGGTGTCAATGACCATGAAGTTCTAGATCTAGCCGCGCTCACGATTGACAAGCAATGGCACGTCCGGTTTATTGAGTTTATGCCTATTGGTAATTCGCAGTTGTTTGGCGATCGCGGTTGGGTATCTTCGCAAGAGTTACGGCAAGGCATTCGTCAGCGTTGGGGATTGACTGAATCGCAAGTTTGTGGTAACGGACCCGCTGATGTCTTTCAAATTCCAGGAGCGAAGGGGACACTGGGATTCATCAGTCAGATGTCGGAGTGTTTTTGCGATCGCTGTAACCGGATGCGCCTGAGTGCCGATGGCTGGTTGCGTCCCTGTTTATTGAATGAAACTAGTCAAATTGACTTAAAAACTGCTCTGCGTGAAGGTGTCAGTACTGCCAAATTACGGGAGCAGGTTAGGCATTTACTTGCCCTTAAGCCTGAAATTAATTTTAAACAACGTTATTCGGGTACGGCGACAGGTGTCTACACTCGTACCATGTCACAAATTGGTGGGTAG
- a CDS encoding AAA family ATPase: MQQNPFIVGQTVSPESFVGRKSEIDAAFDQIFNRSHLAIWGGPGMGKSSFLEKLASPQVWEERGENLSKIVIVLFSCQSINPFTASGFWKEVLIGMKGQLDTEPALQTDIETLLEQGLTTKDCLRQTLKKLGKKGKFLVLLVDDYDAALYENEQYTQADMVTFLSECRNLAYHCQERKYLSMIVTSLMRLNELGPPLSPASSPWYNHYLFQSLKLFSEKEVDQLLGIVPETPQSQPLRDIIREIAGGHPALLQNAGSLLYRELPTAQGTALDAQAFAGKFESDTRQIFQNIWKRCSEQEQSLLMLIALYPLKGRLHKNSYDLSGIDIIFSQKERELTNLEEQGVITRTEQGNKKIPSFTSSLMEEWVIQELGNTNNESLEKRRKVFLKLMSHEQAENVTQAIRWLWNHTQEISSALELFGKLSAAFPKGAIQGLFNWI, encoded by the coding sequence ATGCAACAAAATCCTTTTATCGTAGGACAGACAGTATCTCCAGAAAGTTTTGTAGGGCGGAAATCTGAGATTGATGCTGCATTTGATCAAATTTTCAATCGCAGTCACCTAGCAATTTGGGGTGGTCCTGGAATGGGCAAGTCCTCCTTTTTGGAGAAACTGGCTTCACCTCAAGTTTGGGAAGAACGTGGAGAAAATTTATCGAAGATAGTGATTGTTCTTTTTAGTTGCCAGAGCATTAATCCCTTCACTGCCTCTGGTTTTTGGAAAGAAGTTTTGATTGGCATGAAGGGTCAGTTGGATACTGAACCTGCCTTGCAGACTGACATTGAGACATTGTTGGAACAAGGGTTAACAACGAAAGATTGTTTGCGCCAAACACTGAAGAAACTGGGAAAGAAAGGAAAATTCTTAGTGCTGCTAGTAGATGACTATGATGCAGCTCTCTACGAAAATGAGCAATACACTCAAGCTGATATGGTGACATTCTTAAGCGAGTGTCGTAACTTGGCTTACCACTGTCAGGAGAGAAAATATCTCTCAATGATTGTTACTTCGCTCATGCGCCTCAATGAACTTGGTCCTCCCCTTAGTCCAGCAAGTTCTCCGTGGTATAACCATTATCTCTTCCAGTCGTTGAAACTATTTAGTGAGAAAGAGGTTGACCAACTACTTGGCATAGTACCAGAGACACCTCAATCACAACCACTACGGGACATCATTCGAGAAATTGCAGGTGGACATCCAGCTCTGCTACAAAATGCTGGTTCTCTCTTGTACAGAGAGCTACCAACTGCACAAGGGACAGCACTGGATGCTCAAGCCTTTGCCGGAAAATTTGAAAGCGATACGAGACAGATTTTTCAAAACATTTGGAAAAGATGCAGTGAACAAGAGCAAAGTTTATTGATGCTGATAGCTTTGTATCCCTTGAAAGGTCGTTTGCATAAGAACAGCTATGACTTAAGCGGTATTGACATCATCTTCAGCCAAAAAGAGCGAGAATTGACGAATTTAGAAGAACAAGGCGTGATTACCCGTACAGAACAAGGAAATAAAAAGATTCCCTCTTTCACTTCCTCACTTATGGAGGAGTGGGTGATTCAAGAACTGGGGAACACCAATAATGAATCACTGGAAAAACGGCGAAAGGTGTTTCTCAAGTTGATGAGTCACGAACAAGCCGAGAACGTCACACAAGCAATTCGCTGGTTGTGGAACCATACACAAGAGATATCCTCTGCTCTTGAATTGTTTGGTAAGTTGTCAGCTGCTTTTCCGAAAGGAGCCATTCAAGGCTTGTTTAACTGGATATAA